In one window of Kosmotoga pacifica DNA:
- a CDS encoding NapC/NirT family cytochrome c: MKKILDFFRLIFEIFWAGMAVIIIGVTEAIRYGKIHEKILVVFLVLVVVLGLLALAAVEVTSTNGFCLSCHPYLEKEYYASTHGQAGVSCADCHIPEDFSGFVDAKLTGLKELWIYFTEDHPKNREEWKEEYKEKWEDEAYRINLTDDICLKCHGDEGIKPFRKVIAWDTNIHELLRVDEKGLSCFDCHYNFVHGIE; encoded by the coding sequence TTGAAAAAGATTCTGGATTTTTTCAGGTTGATATTCGAAATATTCTGGGCTGGGATGGCTGTAATAATTATCGGAGTTACGGAAGCCATCAGATATGGGAAGATACATGAGAAGATCCTGGTTGTCTTCCTTGTGCTGGTGGTCGTTTTAGGTCTTCTGGCCCTGGCAGCCGTTGAAGTAACGAGTACAAACGGCTTCTGCCTCTCCTGTCATCCCTATCTTGAAAAGGAATATTATGCATCAACTCATGGACAGGCCGGAGTGAGTTGTGCTGACTGTCATATACCTGAAGATTTCAGTGGATTTGTAGATGCAAAGCTCACCGGTTTGAAAGAGCTGTGGATATACTTCACCGAAGACCATCCCAAAAACCGTGAGGAGTGGAAAGAAGAATATAAAGAGAAGTGGGAAGATGAAGCGTACAGAATAAACCTGACCGATGATATCTGTTTGAAGTGTCATGGTGATGAAGGAATTAAGCCATTTAGAAAGGTAATAGCTTGGGATACGAACATTCATGAACTTCTAAGAGTGGACGAGAAAGGATTAAGCTGTTTCGACTGTCATTATAATTTCGTTCACGGTATCGAATAA
- a CDS encoding polyprenyl synthetase family protein, whose protein sequence is MRKVLNTFPSNLEGYAILEHLYHSNGKMLRAKLAFRTAKLLGDEKSVLSALIKTAAAIELIHLASLVHDDVMDGASTRRGSETINHRWDSRAAVICGDLLISEAVKKVVFLGNTLLSELFARTAFKMSYGQLLEFSLREKVISLEEYLKIASGKTGSLFGLSLSIATVLMDAYKEELYKAGVDLGIAFQINDDLIDVLDQKNSGKGTFIDFKNGIFNYPAVLIAEKLSLTDYENFRKTFETPEDFIKRIQSEGILKATESAVSSYLKKAEKRLKEQFGDRYFVLLEEFYKYFVGKEG, encoded by the coding sequence ATGAGAAAGGTACTGAATACCTTTCCATCAAACCTTGAAGGTTACGCCATTCTTGAGCATCTGTATCATTCCAATGGCAAGATGTTGAGGGCAAAGCTCGCCTTCAGAACAGCAAAACTACTTGGAGATGAAAAATCTGTTTTAAGTGCTCTGATAAAAACCGCGGCTGCGATCGAACTCATACACCTCGCTTCCCTTGTGCACGACGATGTAATGGATGGCGCATCGACACGTCGTGGAAGCGAAACCATAAATCATCGCTGGGATTCAAGAGCTGCTGTCATATGCGGTGATCTACTGATTTCAGAAGCTGTTAAAAAGGTAGTTTTTCTCGGAAATACACTGCTTAGTGAATTGTTTGCGCGAACGGCCTTCAAAATGAGCTATGGACAATTGCTGGAATTTTCATTGAGGGAAAAAGTAATAAGTCTTGAAGAATACTTAAAAATTGCCAGTGGAAAGACCGGTAGCCTTTTCGGGCTCTCGCTTTCGATAGCAACGGTTCTTATGGATGCTTATAAAGAAGAACTGTACAAAGCTGGCGTTGACCTTGGAATTGCGTTCCAGATAAACGACGATCTAATAGATGTTCTGGATCAAAAAAACAGTGGTAAGGGAACATTCATTGACTTCAAAAACGGGATTTTTAATTATCCCGCTGTTTTGATCGCTGAAAAACTTAGTCTAACAGACTACGAAAATTTCAGAAAGACCTTCGAAACACCGGAAGATTTTATCAAACGTATACAGTCAGAAGGTATTTTAAAAGCAACTGAAAGTGCGGTGAGTTCCTACCTCAAAAAAGCAGAAAAACGACTCAAGGAACAATTTGGAGACCGTTATTTCGTACTCTTAGAAGAATTCTATAAATATTTCGTGGGAAAGGAGGGATAA
- a CDS encoding electron transfer flavoprotein subunit beta/FixA family protein, which yields MNIVVSIKQVPDTTNVRIDRSTGNLIREGIPAIINPDDLHAIEEAVKIREKFGGKVLVITMGPPMAASALKEAISQGADEAFLLSDRRFAGADTLATTYTLYHGIKKIEEKYGTVDLVFTGKQAVDGDTGQVGPGLATRLGYSLIAYVTKIEEVTPEKVVAWRRLEKGLEKIEAKIPAVLTITSEANEVRYSPLDDMIRAVKYKPESWDADLVGADPKKTGILGSPTKVVRTNIPPARAGGEIIANNLPPEETADKFIEALLKEEAVKLLEFMEPLVEGDKNG from the coding sequence ATGAATATCGTGGTTTCCATCAAACAGGTTCCTGACACGACAAATGTCAGGATCGATAGAAGTACCGGGAACCTTATCCGTGAGGGTATACCCGCGATCATCAACCCGGACGACCTGCATGCAATCGAAGAAGCGGTGAAGATAAGAGAAAAATTCGGGGGTAAGGTCCTTGTGATAACCATGGGACCCCCGATGGCAGCATCAGCTCTAAAAGAGGCTATATCTCAGGGAGCTGATGAAGCCTTTCTGCTTAGCGACAGAAGGTTTGCCGGAGCAGATACATTAGCAACCACCTACACCCTGTATCACGGGATAAAGAAAATTGAAGAAAAATATGGAACTGTTGACCTTGTTTTTACGGGAAAGCAAGCAGTGGACGGTGATACCGGCCAGGTCGGCCCAGGACTTGCTACGAGACTCGGTTATTCCCTGATTGCATATGTGACAAAAATCGAAGAGGTGACACCTGAAAAAGTGGTCGCCTGGAGGAGGCTCGAAAAAGGTCTTGAAAAGATCGAAGCAAAGATACCAGCAGTACTTACCATCACCAGTGAAGCTAATGAGGTGAGATACTCTCCCCTTGATGACATGATAAGAGCCGTGAAATACAAACCTGAATCGTGGGACGCCGATTTAGTCGGTGCTGACCCAAAAAAGACGGGAATTCTCGGTTCTCCAACAAAAGTAGTTAGGACGAATATACCTCCTGCGAGAGCAGGAGGCGAAATCATTGCAAATAACCTCCCACCTGAGGAAACGGCTGATAAGTTCATCGAGGCATTGCTTAAAGAAGAAGCGGTAAAACTACTCGAGTTTATGGAACCCCTTGTAGAAGGTGATAAGAATGGCTGA
- the ccsA gene encoding cytochrome c biogenesis protein CcsA, producing the protein MSDVAFFSIGFILYLISALFLLFASLTKKEKIGDFAMLVGFIGSLMQLPGFIIRGIAISFIPLTNTFEAVTFFAFAIMFISFFFFMKREGMIFVKLIVVLFVVALAAIASSPLAPSEARPPVPALQSYWLILHISFAFIGEVFFAIAFATGLVYLLSKNEKTREKMDGITYRAIAAGFPLYTLGALIFGAIWAKYAWGRYWSWDPKETWSLIGWFVYAGYLHARLMFNWKGKRSAWLAVIGFLVLIFTFFGVNYLIPGLHSYTG; encoded by the coding sequence ATGTCCGACGTGGCATTTTTTTCAATTGGTTTTATCTTATATCTGATCAGCGCACTCTTTCTGCTCTTTGCCTCGTTGACAAAGAAGGAGAAGATAGGCGATTTCGCGATGCTTGTAGGCTTTATTGGTTCTTTGATGCAGCTGCCGGGATTCATAATAAGAGGTATTGCTATCAGCTTCATTCCTCTAACCAATACCTTCGAAGCTGTGACATTCTTTGCTTTTGCTATAATGTTCATCTCATTCTTCTTTTTTATGAAAAGGGAAGGCATGATTTTTGTTAAATTAATTGTCGTGCTCTTTGTAGTGGCTCTTGCCGCCATCGCTTCTTCTCCCCTCGCGCCATCGGAAGCCAGACCACCTGTTCCGGCACTCCAGAGTTACTGGTTAATATTGCATATTAGCTTTGCGTTCATAGGTGAAGTCTTCTTCGCGATAGCCTTCGCCACAGGACTGGTCTATCTTTTATCCAAGAACGAAAAAACGAGAGAGAAGATGGACGGAATAACATACAGGGCCATCGCAGCCGGGTTCCCGCTTTACACCCTCGGTGCTCTCATTTTTGGAGCTATCTGGGCGAAATATGCTTGGGGTAGGTACTGGTCCTGGGATCCAAAGGAAACCTGGAGTCTGATCGGTTGGTTCGTATATGCGGGTTATCTCCACGCAAGACTCATGTTCAACTGGAAAGGAAAACGTAGCGCGTGGCTCGCGGTGATAGGGTTTCTGGTGTTAATATTTACCTTCTTTGGTGTCAATTACCTGATTCCTGGTTTGCACAGCTATACCGGATGA
- a CDS encoding CPBP family intramembrane glutamic endopeptidase has product MVRVLKLPQWFVGLLFAVTLWYFTFATFRENFWLTFLFSSAVLALYGVVMGGDRRLRMSRYEAAIAFWVAVALYVFFFVFNFIFSLFETPREWIEQIYDSGGGVPWYYLTVILVLVAIFEEFFWRGYILRALADRMNPLPALILGSLLYALVHVIAGNPLLIVAAFIAGAVFGLLYLVTKSLLATIFCHALFTVAAFVVMPFR; this is encoded by the coding sequence ATGGTGAGGGTTTTGAAACTTCCTCAGTGGTTTGTCGGACTCTTGTTCGCTGTTACCCTCTGGTATTTCACTTTTGCCACGTTTCGTGAGAACTTTTGGCTAACGTTCTTGTTTTCCAGCGCTGTTCTTGCATTGTATGGAGTTGTTATGGGGGGAGACCGAAGACTCAGGATGTCACGTTATGAAGCAGCGATTGCTTTTTGGGTTGCGGTCGCTCTTTACGTGTTCTTTTTCGTGTTTAATTTTATTTTTTCACTCTTTGAAACACCGCGAGAGTGGATCGAGCAGATTTATGACTCCGGTGGAGGGGTTCCCTGGTATTACCTTACCGTCATTTTGGTCCTGGTCGCAATATTTGAAGAATTCTTCTGGAGGGGGTATATACTGCGTGCTCTCGCTGACAGGATGAATCCGTTGCCTGCTTTGATCCTTGGCTCACTTCTCTATGCCCTGGTCCATGTAATCGCTGGTAATCCACTTTTGATTGTGGCTGCATTTATCGCAGGTGCTGTTTTCGGACTTTTGTATCTGGTAACCAAATCACTGCTCGCGACAATTTTCTGCCATGCTCTTTTCACCGTCGCAGCCTTTGTGGTTATGCCGTTTCGCTGA
- a CDS encoding electron transfer flavoprotein subunit alpha/FixB family protein, producing MADEKKIFVYVERRNGEANRASWELVGKARDLTEKLPNSSVWGIVLGENYEEICAEGIARGCDGMIVLKSPDLNHYISHYYKAALVEIVKEYSPEIFLIAATLEGRELAGMVATEIETGLTADCTELGILEDGSLAMTRPTFGGNLIATIYSPKHKPQMATVRPGIMKELEPDPSRKGEVIIKDFKIPVQEKLLRLLDFIPAEESVNIQYAKVIVAGGKGVGGKEGFEKLKELANVLHGEIGASRTAVKEGWISEEYQVGQTGKAVRPIIYFACGISGAIQHIVGIKESEIIVAINIDEKAPIFQIADIGIVGDLHQVVPALTKKFSELLSNKGGKSS from the coding sequence ATGGCTGACGAAAAAAAGATCTTTGTCTATGTAGAGCGAAGGAATGGCGAAGCCAACAGGGCTTCATGGGAGCTTGTGGGCAAGGCCCGGGATCTCACGGAAAAACTGCCGAATTCTTCCGTATGGGGCATTGTTCTTGGCGAGAATTATGAAGAGATCTGCGCCGAAGGAATCGCAAGAGGTTGTGATGGGATGATTGTTTTGAAATCTCCTGATCTCAACCATTATATCAGTCATTATTACAAAGCGGCTCTCGTGGAAATTGTGAAGGAATACAGCCCTGAAATATTTCTCATTGCAGCTACTTTGGAAGGCAGAGAATTAGCAGGTATGGTAGCCACAGAAATAGAGACAGGACTTACGGCTGACTGTACGGAACTTGGAATTCTTGAAGACGGTAGCCTTGCCATGACGAGACCGACCTTTGGTGGAAATCTCATTGCCACGATCTATTCTCCTAAACATAAGCCACAGATGGCGACTGTCCGCCCTGGCATCATGAAAGAACTCGAACCCGATCCTTCGAGAAAAGGCGAGGTAATCATTAAGGACTTCAAAATCCCGGTTCAGGAAAAGCTTTTGAGGCTCCTCGATTTCATTCCAGCTGAAGAGTCGGTGAACATTCAGTACGCTAAAGTCATAGTGGCTGGTGGAAAAGGTGTCGGTGGAAAAGAAGGCTTTGAAAAGCTAAAGGAACTGGCCAATGTACTCCATGGAGAGATCGGCGCTTCAAGGACTGCGGTCAAAGAAGGCTGGATAAGCGAAGAATATCAGGTCGGGCAAACGGGAAAGGCTGTGAGACCGATCATATATTTTGCCTGTGGCATATCCGGAGCTATTCAGCACATCGTCGGGATAAAAGAATCGGAGATCATCGTTGCTATAAATATCGATGAAAAAGCTCCCATCTTCCAGATAGCCGATATCGGTATTGTGGGAGACCTTCATCAGGTGGTTCCCGCCTTGACGAAGAAATTCAGTGAGCTGCTAAGTAATAAAGGGGGTAAATCCTCATGA
- a CDS encoding cytochrome c3 family protein gives MNKYMRVFMAILLAVVVAGFVFLGNTLIAADETTQEEEDILHADQRGCTSCHRVVTFPDGSVHDYTLYAEVQNIEDHPSLKKSKVESMGVEYCLLCHEDGKYAFEKILHPIHLFSEHFTGNCFSCHDIEGGEFVLWEGE, from the coding sequence ATGAACAAGTACATGAGAGTCTTCATGGCTATTCTTCTTGCTGTCGTCGTGGCAGGTTTTGTATTTCTCGGAAATACTCTGATAGCTGCCGATGAAACGACTCAGGAAGAGGAAGACATACTTCACGCTGACCAGAGAGGTTGTACATCCTGTCACAGAGTCGTAACATTCCCCGATGGTTCGGTACACGATTACACTCTCTATGCTGAAGTACAGAACATCGAAGATCATCCAAGTTTAAAGAAATCTAAAGTCGAATCCATGGGGGTAGAATATTGTCTCCTGTGTCATGAGGATGGGAAGTACGCTTTTGAGAAGATTTTGCATCCCATTCATCTTTTCAGTGAGCATTTCACAGGGAACTGCTTCTCCTGCCACGATATCGAAGGTGGCGAATTCGTTCTTTGGGAAGGAGAATGA
- a CDS encoding ferredoxin family protein has protein sequence MIVARIEDKLFLNRYKTDERNAHLKIKDEKICFEKCGAHNRPCTYVCPADVYEWDGQHMEVKFEGCLECGTCRIACPFDNIEWEYPNGGYGILYKFG, from the coding sequence ATGATTGTGGCGCGTATTGAAGACAAGCTCTTCTTAAATAGATACAAAACGGACGAAAGAAACGCCCACCTCAAGATCAAAGATGAAAAGATCTGTTTTGAAAAGTGTGGAGCTCATAATCGTCCCTGCACATACGTCTGTCCTGCGGATGTTTATGAGTGGGATGGACAGCATATGGAAGTGAAGTTTGAAGGGTGCCTTGAATGTGGCACCTGCCGGATAGCCTGTCCCTTTGACAACATCGAATGGGAGTATCCTAACGGAGGTTACGGTATTTTATACAAATTCGGATGA
- a CDS encoding RrF2 family transcriptional regulator produces the protein MITKEIRYALRSLVYMAIVDGRPVTLEEVSKAENISKNFLRKIFHCLKHNGFVTSIRGKYGGYVLSRPPSEIYVYEIIACHNEGVLVDCPNEDCVNYSHCHIKDFWNALNESFIKLLKRITIADIVDKTYTFPEITLTDKLATNNSQDSQLNIHNSIKE, from the coding sequence ATGATAACAAAGGAAATACGTTACGCTCTGCGGTCTCTTGTGTATATGGCTATTGTCGATGGCAGACCCGTAACTCTCGAAGAAGTATCTAAAGCTGAAAATATTTCGAAGAATTTCCTCAGGAAGATTTTTCACTGCCTAAAACACAATGGATTTGTAACAAGTATCAGAGGAAAATATGGAGGGTATGTGCTATCAAGACCTCCCTCGGAAATATATGTATATGAAATAATAGCCTGCCACAATGAAGGGGTGCTGGTCGACTGCCCTAACGAAGACTGTGTAAATTACTCTCACTGCCACATAAAAGATTTCTGGAACGCACTTAATGAGAGCTTTATCAAACTTTTAAAAAGAATAACAATTGCCGATATTGTCGACAAAACATACACTTTCCCTGAAATCACTCTAACTGATAAGTTAGCTACGAATAATTCTCAAGATTCCCAATTGAATATTCACAATTCAATTAAAGAATAA
- the menA gene encoding 1,4-dihydroxy-2-naphthoate octaprenyltransferase — MDLKKAVVAVRPFSFSASILPVMAGNLYAVYKDYEFTPSLFLLSTVGVLLMHIGTNLTNDYYDYKNGVDTGETYGSSGLLVRGEISSKSVFTGIIVSFTLAILIGLRIVIMTDRTVLWFGITGVAGGLFYTAPPFNYKYHGMGVPLVFLLMGPLMVMGGYYVQARHFTFDVFLFSLSFGIFTALIMLANEIRDIEHDISKGIRSIPLFFGKKISKIIYILMGCLAYVVVVAQTIDGSLPVVSLLTLLTLPLFIKNSVKLVSARISKDIITLDKESAAVQMVFSSLLIIALLIGVMLW; from the coding sequence GTGGATTTGAAAAAAGCCGTTGTTGCTGTCAGGCCTTTTTCATTCAGCGCTTCTATTTTACCTGTTATGGCCGGGAATCTCTATGCGGTTTATAAGGATTATGAGTTTACCCCATCTCTTTTTCTCCTGTCTACTGTGGGGGTTCTTTTAATGCATATTGGTACGAACCTGACAAATGATTATTATGATTATAAAAATGGAGTTGATACCGGGGAAACTTATGGCTCCAGTGGACTGCTCGTGAGAGGTGAGATCTCTTCGAAGAGCGTGTTCACCGGGATCATTGTTTCTTTCACCCTTGCCATCTTGATCGGACTTAGAATCGTCATCATGACTGACAGGACGGTTCTCTGGTTCGGTATAACCGGAGTAGCTGGGGGATTGTTCTATACCGCACCGCCTTTTAACTATAAATACCACGGTATGGGAGTTCCACTGGTATTTCTGTTGATGGGCCCGTTGATGGTCATGGGAGGTTATTACGTACAGGCAAGACATTTCACGTTTGACGTTTTCCTCTTCTCACTCTCCTTCGGCATATTCACCGCTTTGATCATGCTGGCAAACGAAATCCGGGACATTGAACATGACATATCAAAAGGTATCAGAAGCATTCCTCTTTTCTTCGGAAAAAAAATCTCGAAAATCATATATATCCTCATGGGTTGTCTCGCTTACGTTGTTGTTGTTGCTCAAACCATCGATGGTTCATTACCTGTAGTTTCTCTGTTGACGTTGCTTACCCTACCCCTGTTCATAAAAAACTCTGTAAAACTTGTTTCTGCCAGAATTTCAAAAGATATCATTACGCTCGATAAAGAGAGCGCTGCCGTGCAGATGGTGTTTTCATCGTTGCTAATAATTGCACTTTTGATCGGGGTGATGTTATGGTGA
- a CDS encoding cytochrome c biogenesis protein ResB has product MLSQLYKFFRSTKLAVVLMILIAIVASIGTFIPQNQSPEYYTSRYGNLGQFFLWLNFDNFYSSPTFTFLLMLLFVNTLVCTLARIKKVWKETFYFDYTKAGGNYTGKFAGTLKVPIEEFEKFLKGKGFIVRKSDNKIVAKKNMWSRIGPDIVHIGLLLIILSGIIVGLTTKVNQIFLSEGQSFNVEGTEITLEKFIFERYPDGSPKDWISVLNFEKLGEKQTFNVEVNRPLSIGNTKIYQASYRNVWNVSLRIKKGDEIIATYEGPAGSSFSFEGYEVITSPFFPDFKVDSQGRVFSATDQPNNPAIYLEYYLGPTFAAREWVFRDFKHPISPPTFPYNAELVSYEGPYYETGLNIIRSKGNNLVLVALSMMGFGLLVALYGRFIQVYTKVDGKTVYYRIVPHRNALEEAEKLMKEIQSK; this is encoded by the coding sequence GTGCTATCTCAACTGTATAAATTCTTCAGGTCGACGAAACTTGCCGTAGTGTTGATGATATTAATTGCCATCGTGGCTTCCATAGGGACATTCATACCACAGAATCAATCCCCTGAGTATTACACGAGCAGATATGGCAACCTCGGGCAGTTCTTTCTGTGGTTGAACTTTGACAATTTCTATTCTTCACCGACTTTTACCTTTTTGCTTATGTTGCTTTTCGTTAATACATTAGTTTGCACTCTGGCCAGAATAAAAAAAGTCTGGAAAGAAACTTTCTATTTTGACTACACCAAAGCTGGGGGAAATTATACCGGAAAGTTTGCGGGTACTCTAAAAGTTCCCATCGAAGAATTTGAAAAGTTTCTTAAAGGCAAGGGATTTATTGTGAGAAAGAGTGACAACAAGATTGTCGCCAAAAAGAATATGTGGTCGAGAATAGGCCCGGATATAGTTCACATTGGTTTGCTGCTCATCATCCTGTCCGGCATTATCGTGGGACTCACTACGAAGGTCAACCAGATTTTTCTTTCTGAGGGACAAAGCTTCAACGTAGAGGGTACCGAGATAACACTTGAGAAATTCATCTTCGAACGCTATCCGGATGGTAGCCCCAAAGACTGGATTTCTGTACTGAATTTTGAAAAGCTCGGAGAAAAGCAGACCTTCAATGTGGAAGTCAATAGGCCTTTGAGTATCGGGAACACCAAGATTTATCAAGCGTCGTACAGGAATGTCTGGAATGTGTCCCTGCGAATAAAAAAAGGTGATGAAATTATCGCGACCTATGAAGGACCTGCGGGATCGAGTTTCAGTTTCGAAGGCTATGAAGTGATAACCAGCCCCTTTTTCCCGGATTTCAAAGTGGATTCGCAGGGAAGGGTCTTCTCAGCCACAGATCAGCCAAACAATCCCGCGATATATCTCGAATACTATCTGGGACCGACCTTTGCGGCGCGTGAATGGGTATTCCGGGATTTCAAACATCCTATAAGCCCGCCAACGTTTCCATACAATGCAGAGCTAGTATCCTACGAAGGTCCTTATTACGAAACCGGGCTGAACATTATTCGTTCAAAGGGTAACAATCTTGTTTTGGTTGCTCTGAGTATGATGGGCTTTGGCCTGTTAGTTGCGCTTTATGGAAGATTCATTCAAGTATATACAAAAGTCGATGGTAAGACTGTATATTACAGAATCGTTCCACATCGTAACGCTCTTGAGGAAGCAGAGAAACTCATGAAAGAAATTCAATCAAAATAA
- a CDS encoding MOSC domain-containing protein, giving the protein MRGSILSINISRKKGTKKEPVRKAVLIENYGIEGDAHAGDWHRQVSMLALSSIEKMRAVGLQIGFGDFAENLTVKGVTLHELPLGTRVRIGKAVLEVTQIGKKCHNGCEISRQTGICVMPLEGIFLRVIKGGEISVGDSVIFEISEKNVAVIK; this is encoded by the coding sequence ATGCGGGGGTCGATTCTTTCTATAAATATATCCAGAAAAAAAGGTACGAAAAAAGAGCCTGTTAGAAAAGCCGTTCTCATTGAGAACTATGGTATCGAAGGAGATGCCCACGCCGGAGATTGGCACAGGCAAGTATCCATGCTTGCCCTTTCCAGCATCGAAAAAATGAGGGCTGTAGGTCTTCAGATTGGTTTCGGAGATTTCGCCGAAAACCTTACTGTGAAAGGTGTAACCCTTCATGAGCTTCCCCTTGGTACAAGAGTAAGAATAGGTAAAGCTGTGTTGGAAGTCACACAGATCGGCAAGAAATGCCATAACGGTTGTGAGATCTCCCGTCAAACAGGGATTTGCGTGATGCCTCTTGAAGGAATCTTTTTGAGAGTTATTAAAGGCGGCGAGATTTCTGTGGGAGACAGCGTGATTTTCGAAATTTCAGAAAAGAATGTGGCGGTGATAAAATGA
- a CDS encoding FAD-dependent oxidoreductase: protein MNEHKKEFDVVVIGAGPAGLAAAYVLAKAGINVIVFEKGEYPGSKNVMGGVLYSNAMEKLVPEFYKEAKVERNIIEQNMWLLGDNSLTKIGHKNKTWVEKPNAFTVLRANFDRWFASKVEAAGALIIPKTKVEDFLRDGSGKIVGVRTTRPNGDVYAKAVIIAEGVNPILTMKAGLRDKDLKSNMAAIAVKELIEMPEEVINDRFNVTSDQGATIELLGSWSKGLFGLAFIYTNRKTVSVGCGVFIEDIKKSGMKPYELLESLKNHPAVKDLLGEEPKVMEYMAHLIPEGGYHAMPRFYDDNVLACGDAAMMVNSIHREGSNYALTSGRFAAETLIEAFDRGDFSKRTLKIYEEKLRESFIIKDLLKYKDLPRTLEKNPQLVQVYPDLVNDAFGKFLTVDGTSKWDLQKEIIDEVRRRRGIIPMVNDLFKLWKAVR from the coding sequence ATGAACGAACACAAAAAGGAATTCGATGTTGTTGTGATTGGAGCTGGCCCGGCGGGATTGGCCGCTGCTTATGTGCTGGCTAAAGCCGGTATCAATGTTATTGTTTTTGAAAAAGGCGAATATCCCGGATCGAAAAACGTTATGGGTGGGGTCCTTTACTCAAATGCAATGGAAAAGCTAGTACCGGAGTTTTACAAAGAAGCCAAAGTGGAGAGAAATATCATAGAACAAAACATGTGGCTTCTGGGTGATAACTCATTGACGAAGATTGGTCACAAAAATAAAACGTGGGTGGAAAAACCAAATGCATTTACGGTATTGAGAGCCAATTTTGACAGATGGTTCGCCTCGAAAGTAGAAGCCGCTGGTGCTTTGATAATCCCGAAAACAAAGGTTGAAGACTTCTTGAGGGATGGAAGTGGAAAAATTGTAGGGGTCAGGACTACCCGTCCCAATGGTGATGTTTACGCAAAAGCTGTCATCATTGCCGAAGGCGTTAACCCTATACTGACCATGAAAGCGGGGTTAAGAGATAAAGACCTTAAATCCAACATGGCTGCCATTGCCGTCAAGGAACTCATCGAAATGCCTGAAGAGGTCATAAACGATCGTTTCAACGTTACGAGTGATCAGGGCGCCACGATAGAGCTTCTCGGTTCATGGTCCAAAGGGCTCTTTGGCCTTGCGTTCATTTATACCAACAGAAAAACGGTCTCGGTAGGCTGTGGTGTTTTTATCGAGGACATCAAAAAGAGCGGTATGAAACCATATGAGCTATTGGAGTCGTTGAAAAATCACCCTGCTGTCAAGGATCTACTTGGGGAAGAACCAAAAGTAATGGAGTATATGGCTCATCTCATTCCTGAAGGCGGTTATCATGCCATGCCGAGATTCTATGATGACAACGTCCTTGCCTGTGGAGACGCGGCGATGATGGTAAATTCCATACACAGGGAAGGTTCAAATTATGCTCTAACCTCTGGTCGATTCGCTGCAGAGACACTTATCGAGGCTTTCGACCGAGGTGATTTCAGCAAAAGAACTCTGAAGATATATGAAGAAAAGCTACGTGAGTCCTTCATAATTAAAGATCTTCTTAAGTACAAGGATCTTCCAAGAACTCTGGAGAAAAACCCGCAGCTCGTACAGGTATACCCCGACCTCGTCAACGACGCCTTCGGGAAGTTCCTCACCGTCGATGGAACGTCTAAGTGGGATCTTCAGAAGGAAATAATCGATGAAGTCAGAAGAAGGAGAGGAATAATTCCAATGGTCAATGACCTATTCAAATTATGGAAAGCAGTGAGGTGA